In Flavobacterium endoglycinae, one DNA window encodes the following:
- a CDS encoding alpha/beta fold hydrolase — MKTLLNITNRISAKLVLIAALFMNAALINAQAPKQTIEVNPSLGTLKQINAGLLNVGYTEAGPSNGTPVILLHGWPYDIHSYNEVVPILVAKGYHVFTPYLRGFGTTTFLSEATFRNGQQAALASDIIAFMDALKIDKAIIGGFDWGARTAVVVAALWPERVKGLVSVSGYLVVNLEANLKPLTPTAELGWWYQYYFATERGKQGYTQNTYDFNKLIWKIASPLWNFDKATYNQTAQSFNNPDHVAIVIHNYRWRQSLEAGESKYDNLEKRLSVKPEIKVPTITIGSDFDGAFADGKVYANKFTGKYEHRILKGIGHNVPQEDPKAFAQAIIDVAGFKN; from the coding sequence ATGAAAACGCTATTAAACATTACAAATAGAATTTCAGCTAAATTGGTTTTAATCGCAGCTCTTTTTATGAATGCCGCTTTAATCAATGCACAAGCTCCAAAACAAACTATTGAAGTAAACCCTTCACTTGGAACTTTAAAACAAATCAATGCCGGATTATTAAACGTAGGCTATACAGAAGCAGGTCCTTCAAACGGAACTCCGGTTATTCTGCTTCACGGATGGCCTTATGATATTCACAGCTATAACGAAGTGGTTCCAATTTTGGTTGCAAAAGGATATCACGTTTTTACACCTTATTTAAGAGGATTCGGAACAACAACTTTTCTTTCTGAAGCTACTTTCAGAAACGGACAGCAGGCAGCTTTAGCAAGTGATATTATCGCTTTTATGGATGCGCTTAAAATCGATAAAGCCATAATTGGTGGTTTCGATTGGGGAGCGAGAACAGCGGTTGTAGTAGCTGCACTTTGGCCTGAACGTGTAAAAGGTTTAGTATCGGTAAGCGGTTATTTAGTAGTAAATCTGGAGGCAAATTTAAAACCGCTTACTCCAACAGCTGAGTTAGGATGGTGGTACCAATATTACTTCGCAACCGAAAGAGGTAAACAAGGTTACACTCAAAACACTTACGATTTCAATAAACTAATCTGGAAAATCGCTTCTCCGTTATGGAATTTTGACAAAGCAACTTACAACCAAACCGCTCAGTCTTTCAACAATCCGGATCATGTGGCAATCGTAATTCACAATTACAGATGGAGACAATCTCTGGAAGCTGGAGAATCTAAATACGACAACTTAGAAAAACGTCTTTCCGTTAAACCAGAAATTAAAGTTCCAACCATTACAATAGGAAGTGATTTTGACGGCGCTTTCGCAGATGGAAAAGTTTACGCCAATAAATTCACAGGAAAATACGAACACAGAATCTTAAAAGGAATTGGGCACAACGTTCCGCAGGAAGATCCAAAGGCATTTGCACAAGCAATTATTGACGTAGCTGGCTTTAAAAATTAA
- a CDS encoding organic hydroperoxide resistance protein: protein MSTKVLYTGKTHTTGGREGASQSSDEQLNIKLSAPGSSRPGTNPEQLFAAGWSACFIGALGIAASKLGVKLPSETAVDAEVDLCVTEGEYSLQARLNISLPGIDRETAEALAAQAHQTCPYSKATRGNIYVDINII, encoded by the coding sequence ATGAGCACAAAAGTATTATACACAGGAAAAACGCACACCACAGGCGGTAGAGAAGGAGCTTCTCAAAGTTCAGACGAACAATTGAATATCAAATTAAGCGCGCCGGGATCATCACGTCCGGGAACAAATCCGGAGCAGTTATTTGCTGCAGGATGGTCGGCTTGTTTTATTGGAGCATTAGGAATCGCCGCTTCAAAATTGGGAGTTAAACTTCCGTCAGAAACAGCTGTAGACGCAGAAGTAGATTTATGTGTAACAGAAGGTGAATATTCATTGCAAGCACGTTTAAACATCAGTCTTCCGGGAATTGACCGCGAAACGGCAGAAGCTTTGGCAGCACAGGCACACCAAACCTGTCCGTATTCTAAAGCTACGAGAGGAAATATTTATGTAGATATTAATATCATATAA
- a CDS encoding DUF1223 domain-containing protein — protein MKNIVPAFIMLFLLMGNTIFAQSNSDKKGFALLELYTSEGCSSCPPADELSGRIQNELKDKNVYVLAYHVDYWDKQGWKDIFSNADYTKRQYDYAKFMGKDPIYTPQVIINGKIDYVGSQETSLRNGIKSALVKPASASLSLETNQIDNNLSVNYSVEGTSKNSRLFIAVVQKEAKSNIKRGENANRVLTHYQIVRQLQSVDLNKVKKGTATVRLPKNFNTQYFEIIGFVQDMNSGAVLGVKRA, from the coding sequence ATGAAAAATATAGTTCCCGCTTTTATAATGCTGTTTCTTTTAATGGGAAACACCATTTTCGCACAAAGCAATTCAGATAAAAAAGGTTTTGCCCTTTTAGAGTTATATACATCAGAAGGCTGTTCGAGCTGTCCGCCGGCTGATGAACTGTCAGGAAGAATTCAGAATGAATTAAAAGACAAGAATGTTTATGTATTGGCTTACCACGTTGATTATTGGGACAAACAAGGCTGGAAAGATATTTTCAGTAATGCCGATTATACGAAAAGACAATATGATTATGCTAAATTCATGGGAAAAGATCCTATTTACACACCTCAGGTTATCATTAACGGAAAAATTGATTATGTAGGTTCTCAGGAAACAAGTCTGCGAAACGGAATCAAATCGGCACTTGTCAAACCTGCTTCTGCTTCTTTGAGTTTAGAAACGAATCAAATTGATAATAACCTTTCAGTAAACTATAGTGTAGAAGGGACTTCAAAAAACAGTCGTTTGTTTATTGCTGTGGTTCAAAAAGAAGCCAAAAGCAATATAAAAAGAGGAGAAAATGCCAATCGTGTTTTAACGCATTATCAAATCGTTCGTCAGTTGCAATCAGTTGATTTGAATAAAGTGAAAAAAGGAACAGCAACAGTTCGTCTGCCTAAAAATTTCAATACACAGTATTTCGAAATTATTGGTTTTGTACAGGATATGAATTCAGGAGCTGTTTTAGGTGTAAAACGTGCTTAA
- a CDS encoding sensor histidine kinase: MEKAKRFQVSLKVIWGSSIALAVMASIPKLFDADSTPGDLIINSSITLLFSLFIWYYNIYSLPKFSSQRTNKSLFNWKLLLSVLLGILLMVILVIAHQELFQVSKMDAPIMFELRGVLINLIVYMFLHLLFQNYQTQQMGVELERTKALNLGAQYELLKQQVNPHFLFNSLNTLKSMVDMQDPQSSDFILKLSDFYRFTLESRKLDLISLKEELQILDSYVYLLKARFEDGFDVIKEIDPKQYDSAIPPFSLQLLIENCIKHNVVSLDKPLHIKLYTENEFLVIENPIQLKRGTLSTGVGLDNINQRFLHLVHKEIEIDKTETLFKVKIPLIYDYRNN, encoded by the coding sequence ATGGAAAAAGCAAAACGCTTTCAGGTTTCGCTCAAAGTCATTTGGGGAAGCTCTATCGCACTGGCGGTAATGGCTTCAATACCCAAATTATTTGATGCCGATTCTACGCCTGGAGACCTTATTATAAACTCTTCGATTACACTGCTGTTTTCTCTTTTTATTTGGTATTACAACATTTATAGTTTACCAAAATTTTCATCACAACGAACTAATAAAAGCCTCTTTAACTGGAAATTGCTGTTGAGTGTTTTGTTGGGAATTCTGCTGATGGTGATTTTGGTAATTGCGCATCAAGAACTTTTTCAGGTTTCAAAAATGGATGCGCCCATAATGTTCGAACTCCGCGGTGTTTTGATCAACCTCATTGTATATATGTTCCTGCATCTTCTGTTTCAAAACTATCAGACACAGCAAATGGGAGTAGAGTTGGAACGCACCAAAGCTTTAAATCTGGGAGCGCAGTACGAATTGTTGAAACAACAGGTAAACCCGCACTTTTTATTTAACAGTTTAAATACACTGAAATCAATGGTCGATATGCAGGACCCGCAGAGTTCTGATTTTATCCTGAAATTATCTGATTTTTATCGTTTTACATTAGAAAGCAGAAAACTGGATTTGATTTCTTTAAAAGAAGAACTTCAGATTTTAGATTCGTATGTATATCTGCTGAAAGCCCGTTTTGAAGACGGATTTGATGTTATAAAAGAAATTGATCCAAAGCAGTACGATTCGGCAATTCCGCCTTTTTCGCTTCAGTTATTGATTGAGAACTGCATTAAACACAATGTTGTTTCGCTCGATAAACCTCTGCATATAAAATTATATACCGAAAATGAATTTCTGGTGATCGAAAATCCAATTCAGCTCAAACGAGGTACTTTGTCAACCGGAGTTGGTTTGGACAATATCAACCAGCGATTTCTGCATTTGGTTCACAAGGAAATTGAAATAGATAAAACCGAAACTCTTTTTAAAGTTAAAATACCCCTGATTTATGACTATCGTAATAATTGA
- a CDS encoding LytR/AlgR family response regulator transcription factor yields the protein MTIVIIEDEVKTAKALGQLIISIRPDAQIVSYIQSIDGAVSYLLENDQPDLIFMDIQLADGLCFEIFKNVEVLSPVIFCTAFDDYAIEAFKSNGIDYVLKPFSRESISQAIKKAGELKNFFQRNKKMMPDFDYLLTRTGENTGKSSFLVFKNNKYQTIQTENIAFFFIKNETPTIMTFDKTEYQITQSLDEVHKLLSPIQFFRLNRQYLVNFSAIREAEHYFSRKLIIKLTIPTEEKLLVGKEKTTAFLSWLENR from the coding sequence ATGACTATCGTAATAATTGAAGATGAAGTAAAAACGGCCAAAGCTCTTGGCCAGCTTATAATAAGTATCAGACCCGACGCTCAGATTGTATCTTATATTCAGAGTATCGACGGCGCTGTGAGTTATCTTTTAGAAAACGATCAGCCCGATTTGATTTTTATGGATATTCAGCTTGCAGACGGATTATGCTTTGAGATTTTCAAAAATGTTGAGGTTTTATCTCCGGTTATTTTCTGCACCGCTTTTGACGATTATGCTATCGAAGCTTTTAAATCAAACGGAATTGATTATGTATTGAAACCTTTTTCAAGAGAAAGCATTTCGCAGGCAATTAAAAAGGCGGGTGAGTTGAAGAACTTCTTCCAGAGAAATAAAAAAATGATGCCTGATTTTGATTATCTCTTAACCCGAACAGGCGAAAATACAGGAAAAAGCAGTTTTCTGGTTTTCAAAAACAATAAATACCAAACGATTCAGACAGAAAACATCGCATTTTTCTTCATTAAAAATGAAACTCCGACAATCATGACTTTTGATAAGACCGAATATCAAATTACACAGTCATTAGATGAGGTTCATAAACTATTATCGCCTATTCAGTTTTTCAGACTCAACAGACAATATCTGGTCAATTTCTCAGCCATAAGAGAAGCGGAACATTACTTTTCAAGAAAACTAATCATCAAATTAACCATTCCAACCGAAGAAAAATTATTGGTAGGAAAGGAAAAAACAACGGCATTTTTAAGCTGGCTGGAGAATAGGTAA
- a CDS encoding DoxX family protein, with the protein MNAKTTKIIYWTGIILTSLWFGASGFFELTTNKLVWEITQLLGYPAHFIYILGVMKISGVITLLIPNRLLRLKEWVFAGIFFDIIFAFFSKLAVLGFGATTDAIIAFVMVSVTYAMFRRLYSVTYILNPKDEK; encoded by the coding sequence ATGAATGCAAAAACAACAAAAATTATTTATTGGACAGGAATTATTTTAACTTCTTTATGGTTTGGTGCCAGCGGATTTTTTGAATTGACAACCAACAAACTGGTATGGGAAATTACACAGCTTTTAGGATATCCAGCACATTTTATTTACATATTGGGTGTAATGAAAATTTCGGGAGTTATTACGCTTTTAATTCCAAACCGATTATTACGCTTAAAAGAATGGGTATTTGCCGGAATATTTTTTGACATCATATTCGCTTTCTTTTCAAAACTAGCTGTTTTAGGTTTTGGTGCAACAACAGATGCTATTATTGCTTTTGTTATGGTTAGCGTAACGTATGCTATGTTTAGAAGATTATACAGCGTTACTTACATTCTTAATCCGAAGGACGAGAAATAA
- a CDS encoding Crp/Fnr family transcriptional regulator, whose translation MEAKAILKEHISKTVSLTQEEFDYFYSHFKPLSFKKGQTIIGVGDNVNHEYFVISGCLKTFFINDEIKMYILQFAMPTWWASDYNALYNQTPASINVDCITDAEVLCLSSEDREKLCAEFHQIEHFFRWRTNKGYIASQKRLLSFMNNNVKTRYEELLALYPQLYNLVPKHLIAAYLGVSRETLSRLHNS comes from the coding sequence ATGGAAGCCAAAGCCATTTTAAAAGAACATATTTCGAAAACCGTATCACTCACACAAGAAGAGTTTGATTACTTTTATTCTCATTTTAAACCCTTGTCTTTCAAAAAAGGTCAGACCATTATTGGCGTGGGAGATAATGTAAACCATGAATATTTTGTAATTTCAGGCTGTTTGAAAACCTTCTTTATTAATGACGAAATCAAAATGTACATTCTTCAGTTTGCCATGCCAACCTGGTGGGCTTCTGATTACAATGCACTCTACAATCAAACTCCGGCTTCTATAAATGTAGATTGCATTACCGATGCTGAGGTTTTGTGTCTTTCCAGCGAAGACCGCGAAAAACTCTGCGCTGAGTTTCACCAGATAGAACATTTCTTTCGCTGGAGAACCAATAAAGGTTATATCGCTTCTCAAAAACGACTTTTATCCTTTATGAATAATAATGTCAAAACCCGTTACGAAGAACTTTTGGCCTTATATCCGCAATTATACAATCTCGTTCCCAAACATTTAATTGCCGCTTATTTAGGCGTTTCCAGAGAAACTTTAAGCAGACTTCATAATTCGTAG
- a CDS encoding YceI family protein — protein METINYIIVSSESSIDWIGRKVTGAHNGTIGIKNGNFIFSDGKIKGGNVVIDTTSIKILDISDAAANAQFAGHLASDDFFSIEKFPTASFEILNVKELLNGNFYLEGNLTIKDITHPAGFEVSLQNQANTAALSGKLVIDRTLYDIKFRSGNFFKDLGDTLIYNDFELDFTINAEAVFSGQSQN, from the coding sequence ATGGAAACAATAAATTATATCATCGTAAGCTCAGAAAGCAGCATCGATTGGATCGGAAGAAAAGTAACCGGCGCACATAATGGTACAATTGGTATCAAAAATGGAAATTTCATCTTTAGTGATGGAAAAATAAAAGGAGGAAATGTAGTAATCGATACAACCTCAATCAAAATCTTAGATATAAGTGATGCTGCAGCTAATGCACAGTTTGCCGGACATCTTGCTTCTGATGATTTTTTCTCAATAGAAAAATTCCCAACCGCATCTTTTGAAATTCTAAATGTAAAAGAACTTTTAAATGGTAATTTTTATCTGGAAGGAAATCTGACTATAAAAGATATCACGCATCCTGCTGGATTTGAAGTATCACTGCAAAACCAAGCAAACACTGCAGCTTTATCAGGAAAACTGGTAATTGACCGTACACTTTACGACATCAAATTCAGATCTGGAAACTTCTTTAAAGATCTGGGAGACACTTTAATCTACAACGACTTTGAACTTGATTTTACAATCAATGCCGAAGCTGTTTTTTCTGGACAATCTCAAAACTAA
- a CDS encoding tautomerase family protein: MPYVKLELTREGVTREQKQQLISGITNLITEVLNKDPHLTHIVIQEIELDDWGYAGEQVSVLREKGITADKK, encoded by the coding sequence ATGCCTTACGTAAAACTAGAACTGACCCGCGAAGGCGTTACCCGCGAGCAGAAACAGCAGTTAATAAGCGGTATTACCAATTTGATTACCGAAGTATTAAACAAAGACCCACATTTAACCCATATTGTAATTCAGGAAATCGAACTCGACGATTGGGGTTATGCAGGCGAACAAGTATCAGTATTAAGAGAAAAAGGCATTACAGCCGATAAAAAATAA
- a CDS encoding SDR family NAD(P)-dependent oxidoreductase: protein MKKQTIIVTGAASGIGKGIAKYFLEKGHNVVINALNEDTLEKAFAELGAGDNLAMSAGDVSQKATGEKLAAIAIQKFGSIDVLINNAGIFESKPFLEVDEAYLDKFLKTNLKGTYFTTQSVIPQMLQQKDGVVINIVTPLVNHGLGGWPATAPIASKGAIHALTIQLAAEFGKQNIRVNTVAPGVIRTPMHGDNADSSAGLHLLNRVGEIDDVAEMVYTVATSNFITGTIINVDGGKAAGHNLN, encoded by the coding sequence ATGAAAAAACAAACTATAATCGTAACCGGAGCCGCTTCGGGAATTGGAAAAGGAATCGCAAAATATTTTTTAGAAAAAGGACATAACGTAGTTATCAATGCATTGAATGAAGATACTTTGGAGAAAGCTTTCGCCGAATTAGGAGCAGGAGATAATCTGGCTATGTCTGCAGGAGATGTAAGCCAAAAAGCAACCGGAGAAAAATTGGCAGCAATTGCAATTCAAAAATTTGGTTCTATCGATGTATTAATCAATAATGCCGGAATTTTCGAAAGCAAACCTTTTCTGGAAGTTGATGAAGCCTATCTGGATAAGTTTTTAAAAACAAATCTAAAAGGAACTTATTTTACAACTCAGTCCGTTATACCGCAAATGTTACAACAAAAAGACGGTGTGGTAATCAATATTGTAACACCACTTGTGAATCACGGTTTAGGCGGATGGCCGGCTACTGCTCCCATTGCGAGTAAAGGCGCTATCCATGCTTTAACCATTCAGTTAGCGGCCGAATTTGGAAAACAAAATATCCGTGTAAATACTGTTGCGCCGGGTGTAATTCGCACGCCAATGCATGGTGACAATGCCGATTCCAGTGCAGGACTTCATTTACTAAACCGAGTAGGGGAGATTGATGATGTTGCCGAAATGGTCTATACCGTTGCCACTAGTAATTTTATTACTGGAACAATTATCAATGTCGATGGAGGAAAAGCTGCCGGACACAATTTAAACTAA
- a CDS encoding nuclear transport factor 2 family protein: MENQEAVKAITNAIENYYFKGIYEGDEMLLGSILQPGTFLFGDVKNQPYFKTVDLYLDGVKNRQSPKDSGKPFKGEIIDIRVVNSIAVAELNVKMYDFNYRDFLSFHKINGQWLIVNKMLTDVSNN, from the coding sequence ATGGAAAATCAGGAAGCGGTAAAAGCAATTACCAACGCAATAGAAAATTATTATTTTAAAGGAATTTATGAAGGTGATGAAATGCTCTTGGGAAGCATTTTGCAGCCCGGAACTTTCCTTTTTGGAGATGTCAAAAATCAGCCTTACTTTAAAACAGTTGATTTGTATTTAGATGGTGTTAAAAACCGACAAAGTCCTAAAGATTCAGGTAAACCTTTTAAAGGTGAAATTATTGATATACGAGTAGTCAATTCTATCGCTGTAGCGGAATTAAATGTTAAAATGTACGACTTTAATTATCGGGATTTTTTATCTTTCCATAAGATAAACGGACAATGGCTTATCGTAAATAAAATGCTCACAGACGTAAGCAATAACTAA
- a CDS encoding NAD(P)H-dependent flavin oxidoreductase — MWYNTKASELLGIDYPILQGPFGGNLSTVELTAAVSNAGGLGGYGAYTNTPQEIFEIDKQIKKATNKPYNINLWVSDHDIPQSGLTDEEFDKTAALFKPYYDEAGIPLPEKPAPFQSRFENQLQVILDIRPKVFSFMFGVPSADVLEQCRRSGIVTVGAATTLDEAIFLDNAGVDMIIASGFEAGGHRPSFLTDAESSVTGTFVLLQLMREKIKTPIIAAGGIADGKGIAAALTLGASAAQIGTAFLATDESNALPIHKEMLFSDAAKYTTLSRAYTGRLGRGLTSRVAKEMTGKEFGYLPFPLQTTFIAPLRKAAIEQQKWDMILFWGGQISPILKHTKAAALMNALIEETTAYFDGLKS; from the coding sequence ATGTGGTACAATACAAAAGCATCGGAACTATTAGGAATCGATTATCCAATTCTTCAGGGACCTTTTGGCGGCAATCTATCAACAGTTGAGCTGACAGCAGCGGTTTCTAACGCTGGCGGATTGGGCGGTTACGGAGCCTACACCAATACACCGCAGGAAATTTTTGAAATTGATAAACAAATAAAAAAGGCAACCAATAAACCGTATAATATCAACCTTTGGGTTTCAGATCACGATATTCCACAGTCGGGTTTAACAGATGAAGAGTTCGATAAAACGGCGGCTTTATTCAAACCTTATTATGATGAAGCTGGAATTCCGCTGCCAGAAAAACCAGCCCCTTTTCAATCCCGATTTGAAAACCAATTACAGGTAATTTTAGACATTCGTCCAAAAGTTTTCAGTTTTATGTTTGGCGTGCCTTCAGCTGATGTTTTAGAACAATGCCGTAGATCTGGAATTGTAACAGTAGGAGCAGCAACTACCTTAGACGAAGCCATATTTTTAGACAATGCCGGAGTGGATATGATTATAGCGTCTGGTTTTGAAGCTGGCGGACATCGTCCTTCTTTTTTAACTGATGCAGAATCATCTGTAACAGGAACTTTTGTATTACTGCAGTTAATGCGCGAAAAAATAAAAACGCCAATTATTGCAGCCGGCGGTATCGCAGACGGAAAAGGAATTGCAGCAGCTTTAACACTAGGCGCAAGTGCAGCGCAGATTGGAACGGCTTTTTTAGCAACTGATGAATCAAACGCTTTGCCTATTCACAAGGAGATGTTGTTTTCTGATGCAGCTAAATATACTACTTTATCACGAGCTTATACAGGAAGACTCGGGCGTGGTTTAACCAGCCGTGTCGCCAAAGAAATGACAGGTAAAGAATTTGGATATTTACCTTTCCCGCTTCAAACTACTTTTATTGCACCGTTACGAAAAGCGGCAATCGAACAGCAGAAATGGGACATGATTTTATTTTGGGGCGGTCAGATTTCGCCAATTTTAAAACATACTAAAGCAGCTGCCTTGATGAATGCTTTGATTGAAGAAACAACAGCCTATTTTGATGGATTAAAATCATAA
- a CDS encoding TlpA disulfide reductase family protein encodes MKKILLGFALFLGVFQTQAQENNLQLKGTVADTLVQYVYLQKFHNKMFTTIDSVKVKDGNFSFKTKVKTPELYGLSVNTESSPLYIFLEKDPITVKLSPKKYYTASVVEGSASQDLFETYKKTKDVEISKFITENPKSIVSAYVLYRNWSYRLSPEQITQNIALLDKSLQNITYVKELKELVTVLDGLAVGKKAPDFTANDPDGKPVRLYDNLKGYTLVDFWASWCGPCRKENPNIVAAYKEFHDKGFNIVAISLDKKKENWVKGIQDDNLTWTHVSDLLFWNSTVAKLYGVRAIPGNYLIDPKGVIVAKNLHGEELQSTLKSLLENKI; translated from the coding sequence ATGAAAAAAATACTATTAGGTTTTGCTTTATTTCTTGGAGTTTTTCAAACTCAGGCTCAAGAAAACAATTTACAATTAAAAGGAACAGTTGCCGACACTTTAGTACAATATGTTTACCTGCAAAAATTTCACAATAAAATGTTTACCACGATTGATTCGGTAAAAGTAAAAGACGGAAATTTTAGTTTTAAAACAAAAGTAAAAACGCCAGAATTGTATGGATTAAGCGTCAATACAGAAAGTTCGCCATTGTATATTTTCCTTGAGAAAGACCCAATCACAGTAAAATTAAGTCCGAAGAAGTATTATACTGCTTCTGTGGTTGAAGGTTCGGCTTCTCAGGATTTGTTCGAAACCTATAAAAAGACCAAAGATGTTGAAATCAGCAAATTCATAACAGAAAATCCAAAATCTATTGTTTCGGCTTATGTGCTGTATAGAAACTGGTCGTATCGATTATCTCCAGAGCAGATTACACAAAATATTGCTCTATTAGACAAAAGCCTTCAAAACATTACTTATGTGAAAGAACTAAAAGAACTGGTTACCGTTTTAGACGGATTAGCTGTTGGTAAAAAAGCCCCTGATTTTACTGCCAATGATCCTGATGGAAAACCAGTTCGCCTTTATGACAATTTAAAAGGATATACTTTGGTCGATTTTTGGGCTTCTTGGTGCGGGCCATGCCGAAAAGAGAATCCGAATATTGTGGCAGCCTACAAAGAATTTCATGATAAAGGATTCAATATTGTGGCAATTTCATTGGATAAAAAGAAAGAAAATTGGGTTAAAGGAATTCAAGACGATAATTTAACATGGACACACGTTTCTGATTTGCTTTTCTGGAATAGCACTGTTGCTAAATTATATGGTGTGCGAGCAATTCCTGGCAATTATTTAATTGATCCTAAAGGAGTAATCGTTGCCAAAAACCTGCATGGAGAAGAATTACAATCTACATTAAAAAGTCTTTTGGAGAATAAAATCTAA
- a CDS encoding aminotransferase class V-fold PLP-dependent enzyme has translation MNAIEPTTKPTEPECYFSKFRENTVGINHTFESVYGEQNLVYADWVASGRLYAPIEDIMLNKIGPMIANTHSLSSQTGKTSTHAYQHARDIIKKSVNASELDVLVTTGSGMTAALSKLQRIMALRTKSEEDRPVVFITHMEHHSNQVSWYETNAEVVILPPDENNLVDPKVLSEEIKKYAGRSIKIGSFTACSNVTGIITPYHELAKIMHQNGGLCFVDFAASAPYVKIDMHPKNPEEQLDAIFFSPHKFLGGPGTCGILVFNEKLYQSDFPDNPGGGNVKWTNPLGKYCYSDVIEVREDGGTPGFLQVIRTALALELKEKMGVENIKNREKELLDLCFSRLQRIQGLSILGDLTTERIGCVSFVIEDIHYNLIVRLLNDRFGIQVRGGWSCASTYAHYLFNINEKKSAEITNELLQRNQTNKPGWVRLSLHPIMSNEELFYICDAIEKVALNYKKWKKDYEYNPVSNEFENPQIKDTIEKEVKKWFKLS, from the coding sequence ATGAATGCTATTGAGCCAACAACAAAACCAACAGAACCTGAGTGTTACTTTTCTAAGTTTAGAGAAAACACCGTAGGAATTAACCATACTTTCGAATCGGTTTACGGAGAACAAAATCTAGTGTATGCAGACTGGGTTGCCAGCGGAAGGTTATACGCCCCGATCGAAGATATAATGCTTAATAAAATTGGTCCAATGATTGCCAACACGCATTCACTTTCAAGTCAAACAGGAAAAACATCTACACATGCCTATCAGCATGCTAGAGACATTATTAAAAAATCGGTTAATGCCAGCGAATTAGATGTTCTGGTAACAACTGGAAGCGGAATGACAGCAGCGTTGTCTAAACTGCAGCGTATCATGGCTCTTCGAACAAAATCAGAAGAAGACCGGCCTGTAGTTTTTATCACGCATATGGAACATCATTCTAATCAGGTTTCGTGGTATGAAACCAATGCTGAAGTAGTCATTCTTCCTCCTGATGAAAACAATTTGGTTGATCCAAAAGTTCTTTCGGAGGAAATTAAAAAATATGCTGGAAGAAGTATAAAAATCGGTTCGTTTACGGCTTGCTCGAATGTTACGGGAATTATTACGCCGTATCATGAATTAGCTAAAATCATGCACCAAAACGGCGGACTTTGCTTTGTCGATTTTGCAGCTTCGGCTCCGTATGTTAAAATTGATATGCATCCAAAAAATCCTGAAGAACAATTAGATGCGATTTTCTTTTCACCTCACAAGTTTTTAGGCGGACCAGGAACCTGCGGTATTTTGGTTTTCAATGAAAAATTATACCAATCTGATTTTCCTGATAATCCAGGCGGAGGAAATGTAAAATGGACCAATCCGTTGGGAAAATACTGCTACAGCGATGTTATAGAAGTTAGAGAAGATGGCGGTACTCCGGGTTTTCTTCAGGTAATCAGAACCGCTTTGGCTTTAGAATTAAAAGAAAAGATGGGTGTGGAGAATATTAAAAACAGAGAAAAAGAATTACTTGATCTTTGTTTTTCTAGACTTCAACGAATACAAGGACTATCTATTTTGGGAGATTTAACTACAGAGCGTATTGGCTGTGTTTCTTTTGTAATTGAAGATATTCATTATAATTTGATTGTTAGACTTTTAAATGATCGTTTTGGAATTCAGGTTCGCGGCGGATGGTCTTGTGCAAGCACATACGCGCACTATCTCTTCAACATCAATGAAAAGAAATCTGCTGAAATTACGAATGAACTACTGCAGCGAAATCAAACCAATAAGCCAGGCTGGGTTCGTTTATCATTGCATCCAATTATGAGTAATGAAGAACTTTTTTATATCTGCGATGCGATTGAAAAAGTAGCTTTAAATTATAAAAAATGGAAAAAGGATTATGAGTATAATCCCGTTTCTAATGAGTTTGAAAATCCTCAAATAAAAGATACTATCGAAAAAGAGGTAAAAAAATGGTTTAAGTTAAGTTAG